Proteins co-encoded in one Flavobacterium sp. M31R6 genomic window:
- a CDS encoding acyl-ACP desaturase, which translates to MSIKNIRLEVMQFLENKVEGFMEQYLIPVENIWQPSDFLPNSESDNFLEEVKELREISKDLPYDFWVAMVGDMITEEALPTYENWLMEVEGVDNLERNGWAQWVRQWTGEENRHGDLLNKYLYLSGRVNMREIEMTTQHLINDGFDIGTGRDPYKNFVYTSFQELATYVSHNRVSQLAKSYGDKKLSKMCKMIAGDEMRHHHAYSHFVTEIFKVDPSEMMLAFQYMMKQKIVMPAHFLRESGNKISSAFEHFSDSAQRIGVYTANDYVEIMQKLIDKWEIDKIGGLTDEAEKARDYLMKLPARMARISERLIIPSESFQFKWVEPARL; encoded by the coding sequence ATGTCTATAAAAAACATTCGTCTAGAAGTAATGCAATTTCTAGAAAACAAGGTAGAAGGATTTATGGAACAGTATCTGATTCCTGTAGAAAATATTTGGCAGCCTTCGGATTTTTTACCTAATTCTGAAAGTGATAATTTTTTGGAAGAAGTAAAAGAACTTAGAGAAATCTCCAAAGATTTACCTTATGATTTTTGGGTAGCTATGGTAGGAGATATGATTACCGAAGAAGCTTTGCCAACTTACGAAAATTGGTTGATGGAAGTGGAGGGTGTTGATAATCTGGAGAGAAACGGTTGGGCTCAATGGGTTCGTCAATGGACAGGAGAAGAGAATCGTCACGGAGATTTGCTGAATAAATACTTGTATTTGTCAGGTCGTGTGAATATGCGCGAAATCGAAATGACAACACAACATTTGATCAATGATGGTTTTGATATCGGAACGGGTAGAGATCCATATAAGAACTTTGTGTACACGAGTTTCCAAGAGTTAGCTACTTATGTTTCCCATAACAGAGTTTCGCAATTGGCTAAAAGTTATGGAGATAAGAAATTATCAAAAATGTGTAAAATGATTGCTGGTGACGAAATGCGCCATCATCATGCCTATAGCCATTTTGTTACTGAAATTTTCAAAGTGGATCCAAGCGAAATGATGCTTGCTTTCCAATACATGATGAAACAAAAAATAGTGATGCCAGCTCATTTCCTGAGAGAATCAGGAAACAAAATTAGTTCTGCTTTCGAACATTTTTCAGATTCAGCGCAACGTATTGGGGTTTATACTGCAAACGATTATGTGGAAATCATGCAAAAACTAATTGACAAATGGGAAATTGATAAAATAGGTGGTTTAACGGATGAAGCCGAGAAAGCCCGTGATTACTTGATGAAGTTGCCGGCTAGAATGGCAAGAATCTCTGAAAGATTAATTATTCCTAGTGAGTCATTCCAATTCAAATGGGTAGAACCGGCGAGACTGTAA
- the pgk gene encoding phosphoglycerate kinase: MKTLNNFDFNNKKAIIRVDFNVPLDENFNVTDANRIEAAKPTIDAILAQGGSVILMSHLGRPKGVQDKYSLRHILKTTSEILGVPVQFAANCVGPVAQEAANNLKPGQVLLLENLRFHDEEEAGDIAFAKELASLGDIYVNDAFGTAHRAHASTTIIAQFFPTSKCFGLLLAKEIESLNKVLKNSEKPVTAVLGGSKVSSKITVIENILDKVDHMIIGGGMTFTFVKALGGKIGDSICEDDKQELALEILRLAKEKGVQIHIPVDVVAANDFSNTADTQIVDVREIPDGWQGLDAGPKSLENFEKVIMESKTILWNGPLGVFEMETFAKGTIALGNYIAAATANGAFSLVGGGDSVAAVKQFGFEDKMSYVSTGGGAMLEMLEGRTLPGIAAILD, translated from the coding sequence ATGAAGACTTTGAATAACTTTGATTTCAATAATAAAAAGGCAATAATAAGAGTAGATTTTAACGTTCCCTTGGACGAAAATTTTAATGTAACTGATGCCAATCGTATTGAAGCTGCAAAACCTACTATAGATGCTATTTTAGCGCAAGGCGGAAGTGTAATTTTAATGTCACACCTTGGAAGACCAAAAGGTGTTCAAGACAAATATTCGTTAAGACATATCCTAAAAACTACTTCAGAAATATTAGGAGTACCCGTTCAATTTGCTGCCAATTGTGTTGGTCCAGTAGCGCAAGAAGCTGCCAATAATTTGAAACCGGGACAAGTGTTGTTATTAGAAAATTTACGTTTTCATGACGAAGAGGAAGCTGGTGATATTGCTTTCGCTAAAGAATTGGCTTCACTTGGAGACATTTATGTAAATGACGCTTTTGGTACAGCACACAGAGCACACGCTTCAACAACTATTATCGCTCAGTTTTTTCCAACAAGTAAATGTTTTGGACTATTATTAGCCAAAGAAATAGAAAGTTTAAACAAGGTTTTGAAAAACAGTGAAAAACCGGTTACTGCTGTTCTTGGAGGTTCGAAAGTATCTTCAAAAATTACAGTTATCGAAAATATTCTTGACAAAGTTGATCACATGATTATTGGTGGTGGAATGACATTTACGTTCGTAAAAGCGCTGGGTGGTAAAATTGGAGATTCTATTTGTGAAGATGATAAACAAGAATTGGCACTTGAAATTTTGAGATTGGCCAAAGAGAAAGGAGTTCAAATTCACATTCCAGTTGATGTTGTTGCTGCCAATGACTTTTCGAATACAGCCGATACGCAAATTGTGGATGTAAGAGAAATTCCTGACGGATGGCAAGGTCTTGACGCAGGGCCAAAGTCACTAGAGAACTTTGAAAAAGTGATTATGGAATCTAAAACTATCCTTTGGAATGGTCCATTAGGCGTTTTTGAAATGGAAACATTCGCTAAAGGAACAATTGCACTAGGAAATTATATTGCTGCTGCTACTGCAAATGGTGCTTTCTCCCTTGTTGGTGGTGGTGATTCTGTGGCAGCCGTAAAACAATTCGGTTTTGAAGATAAAATGAGTTATGTTTCTACTGGTGGTGGTGCCATGTTAGAAATGTTAGAAGGCAGAACATTACCTGGAATTGCTGCAATATTGGACTAA
- a CDS encoding DUF4349 domain-containing protein: MRSKLIIALLFFAVLSCKKAEAVASEEMSIQAVRLPATKMIEEAETNSESPKAEDKIIEQKIIRNGNLKFETYNLEATYEQIKIAVKKGKAFIQNDSEGKEYASIYRRITVRIPSENFDSFIKEISTGVAYFDNKEISSQDVTEQYIDIDARLKAKKKLENRYLELLAKATKMSEMLAIEAQLSAIREEIEAKEGQLRYMQNQVSLSTITIEFYKTIAEESGVTISYGAKVWNAFKSGFYSISSFFLGLLEVWPFIIIVTVLFYFIRKRFKKKNI, translated from the coding sequence ATGAGATCAAAATTAATAATTGCCCTTCTATTTTTCGCAGTATTAAGTTGTAAAAAAGCGGAAGCAGTTGCATCCGAAGAAATGTCTATCCAAGCGGTGAGATTACCTGCAACAAAAATGATCGAGGAAGCAGAAACAAATTCTGAATCTCCTAAAGCAGAAGACAAAATCATTGAACAAAAAATAATCAGGAATGGTAATCTTAAGTTTGAAACCTACAATTTAGAAGCCACTTATGAACAAATAAAAATTGCTGTAAAAAAAGGGAAAGCCTTCATACAAAATGATAGTGAAGGAAAAGAATATGCTTCCATTTACAGAAGAATAACTGTTCGCATCCCAAGTGAAAATTTTGATTCTTTCATAAAAGAAATTTCGACCGGGGTTGCTTATTTTGACAATAAAGAGATTAGTTCGCAAGATGTAACAGAACAATACATCGACATTGATGCCAGATTGAAAGCCAAAAAAAAATTGGAAAACAGGTATCTTGAACTTTTGGCAAAAGCAACAAAAATGTCTGAAATGTTAGCTATTGAAGCTCAACTTTCAGCTATTCGAGAAGAAATTGAAGCCAAAGAAGGCCAATTGAGATACATGCAAAACCAAGTCTCTTTGAGTACCATTACAATAGAGTTTTATAAAACAATTGCAGAAGAAAGCGGCGTTACAATTTCCTATGGAGCCAAAGTATGGAATGCCTTTAAATCTGGATTTTATAGCATTTCAAGCTTCTTTTTGGGATTATTAGAAGTTTGGCCATTTATTATTATAGTAACAGTCCTATTTTATTTTATAAGAAAACGTTTCAAGAAAAAAAACATATAA
- a CDS encoding 1-acyl-sn-glycerol-3-phosphate acyltransferase — MQKLISYPLSFIVLVLVLLTLVVFHPIQWICLHVFGYQAHKKSVDYLNFILLKIVIILGTTFSFENRESIPKGVPVIFVANHQSLYDIIAMIWFLRRSHPKFVSKKELAKGIPSVSYNLRHGGSVVIDRKDPKQAIPAIKKMADYIEKHKRSAVIFPEGTRSRNGIPKEFAQTGLKILCKNAPSAYIVPISINNSWKLLKYGTFPYGLGNHITFVVHEAFAVKDFEFKDIMQKTESAVVNGIKI, encoded by the coding sequence ATGCAAAAGTTAATTTCGTATCCCTTATCTTTTATTGTTTTAGTACTAGTTCTGTTGACTTTGGTTGTATTTCACCCCATTCAATGGATTTGTTTACACGTATTTGGATATCAAGCGCATAAAAAAAGTGTTGATTACCTGAATTTTATATTGCTGAAAATCGTTATTATTTTAGGAACGACTTTTAGTTTTGAAAATAGAGAAAGTATACCAAAAGGAGTGCCGGTCATTTTTGTTGCGAACCATCAGAGTCTGTATGATATTATTGCAATGATATGGTTTTTGAGAAGATCTCATCCAAAATTTGTCAGTAAAAAAGAATTAGCCAAAGGAATTCCAAGTGTTTCTTATAATTTAAGACATGGTGGATCGGTAGTTATAGATAGAAAAGATCCAAAACAAGCCATCCCTGCTATCAAAAAAATGGCAGATTATATAGAAAAGCATAAGCGTTCAGCGGTGATTTTTCCGGAAGGAACGCGCAGTCGGAACGGAATACCAAAAGAATTTGCACAGACTGGTTTGAAGATTTTATGCAAGAATGCACCATCGGCTTATATAGTTCCCATCAGTATCAATAATTCGTGGAAACTCTTAAAATACGGAACTTTTCCATATGGTTTAGGAAATCATATTACCTTTGTAGTGCATGAAGCATTTGCCGTGAAGGATTTTGAGTTTAAGGATATCATGCAAAAGACTGAATCAGCAGTCGTAAACGGAATAAAAATTTAA
- a CDS encoding DUF4837 family protein yields the protein MNKTAILFLFAIGILFSCSKKKENSSRHSTGKINAISIVIDNQLWNGVVGDTIRNKFASPVEGLPKEEPIFDINQYPANVMEGFVTKSRTIIVIKMGSENHFEVLKNQYATPQSVFHITGKSVAELLELIEKKTPDIIQSIKKGEIAAHWELLKDSVVIPKTLQNQFQLDLKVPKSYSFSIKNKNFVWLKREFSSGCSSILVTQFPSGNFNLEGNILNQIVKIHDSIGAGYIKGEEPSSNMYIDTSYPLYLLETALDGKMAYETRGTWRLKDSFMFGPFVSYLIVDPKKNRITYLVGFCYVPSKDRRDFMHELETILKEVRIN from the coding sequence ATGAATAAAACTGCCATCTTGTTTTTATTTGCTATCGGGATCCTTTTTTCTTGCTCTAAGAAAAAAGAAAATAGTTCCAGACACTCTACCGGCAAAATTAATGCTATTTCAATTGTTATTGATAATCAATTGTGGAATGGTGTCGTTGGAGACACTATCAGGAATAAATTTGCAAGTCCTGTAGAAGGTTTACCAAAAGAGGAGCCTATTTTTGACATCAATCAATATCCAGCTAATGTAATGGAGGGTTTTGTAACCAAAAGCAGAACGATTATTGTTATAAAAATGGGATCTGAGAATCATTTTGAAGTACTAAAAAACCAATATGCCACTCCTCAAAGTGTATTTCATATTACTGGAAAATCAGTCGCTGAACTTCTGGAATTAATTGAAAAGAAGACTCCAGATATAATCCAGAGTATCAAAAAAGGTGAAATAGCTGCTCATTGGGAATTGTTAAAAGATTCTGTGGTGATTCCCAAAACACTCCAAAATCAATTTCAGCTTGATCTTAAGGTTCCAAAAAGCTATTCTTTCAGTATTAAAAATAAAAATTTCGTTTGGCTAAAAAGAGAATTTTCCAGTGGATGTTCCAGTATTCTGGTTACCCAGTTTCCTAGTGGCAACTTTAATCTGGAGGGCAATATTTTGAACCAGATTGTGAAAATTCATGATTCTATTGGAGCTGGCTATATTAAGGGTGAAGAACCTTCCTCAAACATGTATATTGACACATCCTATCCACTTTATCTTTTAGAAACTGCTTTGGATGGGAAAATGGCCTATGAAACCCGTGGGACATGGCGATTGAAAGATAGTTTTATGTTCGGCCCTTTTGTAAGTTATCTAATCGTAGATCCCAAAAAGAACAGAATTACATATCTCGTAGGATTTTGTTATGTTCCCTCGAAAGACAGACGTGATTTTATGCATGAATTAGAAACGATTTTAAAAGAGGTAAGGATAAATTGA
- a CDS encoding ribonuclease P protein component — translation MNFTYPKNEKLKSKIAIGLLFTEGKSVSKYPLRLVYNPGTFGEGEKIKIGVSVSKKYFKKAVDRNYFKRVLRETYRLNKHLLIDNLEQPYSFMFFYQSKDRLSYEEINTKTIQLFEKFLLQIKKEE, via the coding sequence ATGAACTTCACCTATCCCAAAAACGAAAAACTCAAAAGCAAAATCGCCATTGGATTGTTATTTACCGAAGGAAAATCGGTATCAAAATATCCTTTGCGATTGGTTTATAATCCAGGAACTTTTGGCGAAGGCGAAAAAATAAAAATAGGCGTTTCGGTTTCCAAAAAATATTTTAAAAAAGCAGTTGACCGTAATTATTTCAAAAGAGTACTGCGCGAGACTTATAGACTAAATAAACATTTACTAATAGATAATCTGGAACAACCTTACTCTTTTATGTTTTTTTACCAAAGCAAAGACCGCTTGTCCTATGAGGAAATCAATACCAAAACCATACAACTGTTTGAGAAATTCTTGTTGCAAATAAAGAAAGAAGAATAG
- a CDS encoding type IX secretion system membrane protein PorP/SprF — MKKILISIFLLTVTASYSQELNVPVATQYLADNPYVISPSYAGIGDNFRINLNGYQQWVGVQDAPRSQALYADFRVLDQSGVGLTLYNDSNGNTKQAGGKLTFAHHIILDYYSKQYLSFGLSYIYNSFRIDLPDLGNIPPDAGITDNRSTTNNNFEVGLLYRNKNFYVSGTATNILQKNIDFTTTKLEPNLLANYQLYSGYVFDIGNNAELEPSAYYQLFQSDGRSNTDLNIKYRKFNRYEDYYWVGATYRFLNDQIGQPLGVGPMVGFTKGYISMGYSYQITLDNNLAAHNSGTHSLTIGFRFLQGVSNCPCTQSPVHD; from the coding sequence ATGAAAAAGATCTTAATTAGCATTTTCCTCTTGACTGTAACAGCCAGTTACAGTCAAGAGCTTAATGTTCCTGTAGCGACACAATATTTGGCCGATAATCCTTATGTGATTTCACCCAGTTATGCTGGTATTGGAGATAACTTTAGAATCAACCTTAATGGATATCAGCAATGGGTTGGGGTACAGGATGCGCCTCGAAGTCAGGCTCTTTATGCCGACTTTAGGGTATTGGACCAATCCGGTGTGGGTTTGACTTTGTATAATGATTCCAATGGAAACACAAAACAGGCAGGGGGGAAACTTACCTTTGCACACCACATTATTTTGGACTATTATTCCAAACAATACCTTTCGTTTGGGCTTTCGTATATTTATAATTCGTTTCGTATAGATCTTCCAGATTTAGGTAATATTCCTCCCGATGCCGGAATTACGGATAATCGTTCTACTACCAATAATAACTTTGAGGTAGGATTGTTATATCGTAATAAAAATTTCTACGTAAGTGGTACTGCAACTAATATTTTGCAAAAAAACATTGATTTTACCACCACTAAACTTGAGCCAAATTTGCTAGCCAACTATCAATTGTATTCCGGCTATGTGTTTGACATAGGAAATAATGCAGAATTGGAACCGTCCGCCTATTATCAATTATTTCAAAGTGATGGTCGTTCTAATACGGATTTAAATATTAAGTATAGAAAGTTTAATAGATACGAAGATTACTATTGGGTAGGAGCCACTTATCGTTTTTTGAATGACCAAATTGGTCAGCCACTTGGGGTAGGTCCTATGGTTGGTTTTACAAAAGGATATATATCAATGGGCTATTCTTATCAAATTACACTAGATAATAATTTGGCGGCTCATAATTCCGGAACCCATTCCTTAACAATAGGGTTTAGATTCTTGCAAGGTGTTAGTAACTGTCCTTGTACCCAAAGTCCGGTACACGATTAG
- a CDS encoding GNAT family N-acetyltransferase encodes MTIEWKIKPFEALSVNELYDILQLRSRIFVVEQNCVYLDLDGKDKVALHLFGIYDGKIVAHARLFKSGISFDNASIGRVTVDPDYRDRKWGQELMKEAISGILEYFGESQITIGAQLYLKKFYECLGFVQSSEMYLEDDIPHIEMVRE; translated from the coding sequence ATGACTATAGAATGGAAAATAAAGCCTTTTGAGGCATTATCAGTAAACGAATTGTATGACATACTACAATTGCGAAGCAGGATCTTTGTGGTGGAGCAAAACTGCGTCTATCTTGATCTTGATGGTAAGGATAAAGTCGCTTTGCATCTTTTTGGAATTTATGACGGTAAAATTGTGGCTCACGCCAGACTTTTCAAATCTGGAATTTCTTTTGATAATGCATCGATTGGAAGGGTAACGGTTGATCCCGATTATAGAGACAGAAAATGGGGGCAGGAATTGATGAAAGAAGCAATTTCGGGTATTTTGGAATACTTTGGCGAAAGCCAAATTACAATTGGAGCCCAATTATATCTTAAAAAATTCTATGAGTGCCTCGGTTTTGTGCAATCAAGTGAAATGTATCTAGAGGATGATATTCCGCATATTGAAATGGTGAGAGAGTAA
- a CDS encoding LysM peptidoglycan-binding domain-containing protein: protein MTIKNTTLSFFLLLSFAAFSQNSAGKTEIVSYEKPVSYLDSIKNSFVKYDRTVKTDSLWMNQIGSTLDIYNDLETEINTVNIDKDIDKELPTELLKERLAAMDAKSPFNIEYNQGLENLIKSFLKNRRKAFANQMAVAQYYFPLFEEALAKQNVPLEIKYLAVVESALNPKAVSRVGATGLWQFMYQTGKQYNLSIDSYVDERSDPLKSSEAAAQYMTNMYAIFNDWDLVLASYNSGPGNVTKAIRRSGGQQNFWNIKDKLPKETQGYVPAFLATMYIYEYHKEHGIVPKKALVRHFATDTVMVKKEMSFAQISNLLDIPVEQLQALNPSYKRNVIPNYEGKSHYLTLPSSKVAVFTSNEDKIYAYVQYEMDKREKINEGRKSNFIKDSTATLLASSTKIRYYKVKRGDNLGDIAKRNDVAVSDLKKWNHLKGNSVATGKSLKIIIEKDSDSSSVQLALNNNKNKALIVKDNTSIASKENKATVDKTDTLVANATNFYIVQKGDNLNTIAKKYNTTVAEIKEWNHLTSQNIKLGASLQVGNLAAPVANETAVAVVAAPELKDIQYEVQKGDNLGSIAKKFGASLADLKQWNNLHSNNIVVGNSLVVAKNEIAINTNNATVDSFKKKDIATASSKNDDSNYLVQKGDSLFSISKKYPGVTVSDLKKWNNITGDDLKPGMGLKIKG, encoded by the coding sequence ATGACAATAAAAAATACCACCCTTTCCTTTTTTCTTTTGCTTTCTTTTGCAGCATTCTCACAGAATTCCGCGGGGAAAACAGAAATAGTTAGTTATGAAAAACCTGTTTCATATTTAGATTCCATCAAAAATTCTTTTGTTAAATACGATCGTACTGTCAAAACTGATAGTTTGTGGATGAATCAAATAGGTAGTACCTTAGATATTTATAATGATTTGGAAACGGAAATCAATACCGTAAACATTGATAAAGATATTGATAAAGAGTTGCCAACTGAATTGTTGAAAGAGCGATTGGCAGCGATGGATGCTAAATCTCCCTTTAACATCGAATACAATCAGGGGTTGGAAAATCTAATAAAGTCCTTCCTTAAAAACAGACGAAAAGCTTTTGCCAATCAAATGGCGGTTGCCCAATATTATTTCCCTCTTTTTGAAGAGGCATTAGCCAAACAAAATGTTCCTTTAGAAATTAAATATTTGGCTGTTGTGGAATCGGCTTTAAATCCAAAAGCAGTTTCAAGAGTAGGAGCAACTGGTTTGTGGCAGTTCATGTATCAAACCGGAAAACAATACAACTTGAGTATAGATTCTTATGTAGATGAACGTTCCGATCCTTTGAAATCTTCAGAAGCTGCAGCTCAGTATATGACTAATATGTACGCCATTTTTAACGATTGGGATTTGGTTTTGGCTTCTTATAACTCAGGACCCGGAAATGTAACCAAAGCCATTCGCCGTTCAGGTGGACAGCAAAATTTCTGGAATATTAAAGACAAGTTGCCAAAAGAAACCCAAGGCTATGTTCCTGCTTTTCTTGCCACAATGTACATCTACGAATACCACAAAGAACACGGCATTGTTCCCAAAAAAGCTTTAGTTAGACATTTTGCTACCGATACCGTAATGGTTAAAAAAGAAATGTCATTCGCTCAAATCTCCAATTTATTAGATATTCCAGTTGAGCAACTTCAAGCACTAAATCCTTCATACAAACGAAATGTGATTCCAAATTATGAGGGGAAAAGCCATTATTTGACTTTACCTTCAAGCAAAGTGGCTGTTTTTACTTCCAATGAAGATAAAATTTATGCATATGTTCAATATGAAATGGACAAAAGAGAGAAGATTAATGAGGGCAGAAAGTCTAATTTTATCAAAGATTCTACAGCTACTCTGTTAGCATCCAGTACCAAAATTAGATATTATAAAGTGAAGCGCGGCGATAATCTTGGTGATATTGCAAAAAGAAATGATGTTGCAGTGTCCGATTTGAAGAAATGGAATCACCTCAAAGGTAATTCTGTTGCCACAGGTAAATCATTGAAAATAATTATCGAAAAAGATTCGGATTCAAGCAGTGTTCAATTAGCCTTAAATAATAATAAAAATAAAGCTTTAATAGTAAAAGATAATACCAGTATTGCAAGTAAGGAAAACAAAGCAACTGTTGATAAAACAGATACGCTTGTTGCCAATGCAACGAATTTCTATATCGTTCAAAAAGGAGATAACTTAAACACTATTGCCAAAAAATACAACACTACAGTGGCAGAGATAAAAGAATGGAATCACCTTACTTCTCAAAATATTAAACTAGGTGCTTCATTACAAGTTGGTAATCTAGCCGCACCTGTAGCGAATGAAACTGCTGTTGCCGTAGTTGCAGCACCAGAACTTAAAGATATTCAATACGAAGTGCAAAAAGGTGATAACCTTGGAAGTATCGCTAAGAAGTTTGGAGCTTCTTTAGCCGATTTGAAGCAATGGAATAACCTGCATTCAAATAACATAGTTGTAGGTAATTCATTGGTAGTGGCTAAAAATGAAATTGCGATTAACACTAACAATGCTACAGTAGATTCTTTTAAGAAAAAAGACATTGCGACTGCTTCATCCAAAAATGATGATAGCAATTATCTAGTACAAAAAGGTGATTCTTTATTTAGTATTTCTAAAAAATACCCTGGAGTTACAGTATCCGATTTGAAAAAATGGAACAATATTACAGGGGATGATTTAAAACCAGGAATGGGATTGAAAATAAAAGGATAA
- a CDS encoding S41 family peptidase, with protein MRTFFQKKIIIPVVASAFLFVGVSFKDDYFEIAKQLEIFTTLFKELNKNYVDETTPAELMNNAIKGMLSSLDPYTVYFNEQEVLKFKINNTGEYTGIGALITRKDDKLIIKEPYKNFPADKAGLKAGDEIIQIGDTPLADFKDDASQLLKGSKNTKIDIKYIRQGKTNSTVIVLDEVEIKSVPYFAKIDDKTGYIVLDHFNRKASTETREALEQLKKEGAERIVLDLRGNPGGLLNEAVNICNLFVAKNEVIVTTKSKIEKHNNTYKTSKDPIDTTIPLVILVNGRSASASEIVSGALQDLDRAVVLGSRSFGKGLVQRPVELTYGTQLKVTISRYYTPSGRCIQALDYAHKDKNGVAIRTDAKNYNAFKTRKGRTVYDGGGILPDIEMEETKTSPIASALLKNDGIFNYATYYYYKNPNLGTKIPVITDADYADFKQFLKSKKITFDTETEVALKNTLETAKKEKLDESIGVEYQQLLTALQKSENALLDKNQKEIKGLLLDEIIKRYQYQEGLYDYYIKNNPEIKKAVNILNTSTEYNSILKI; from the coding sequence ATGCGTACCTTTTTTCAAAAAAAAATCATAATTCCTGTTGTTGCTTCCGCCTTTTTATTTGTTGGTGTAAGTTTCAAAGACGACTATTTTGAGATTGCCAAACAATTGGAAATTTTCACGACGCTATTCAAGGAATTGAACAAAAACTATGTCGATGAAACAACTCCCGCAGAGTTGATGAACAATGCCATCAAAGGAATGTTGAGCTCGCTTGATCCGTACACCGTTTATTTTAACGAACAGGAAGTGCTCAAATTTAAAATTAACAATACGGGTGAATACACCGGAATTGGGGCGTTAATAACCCGAAAAGATGACAAGCTAATCATAAAAGAGCCGTATAAAAATTTTCCTGCCGATAAAGCCGGACTCAAAGCGGGAGACGAAATCATTCAAATAGGTGACACCCCTTTGGCAGACTTCAAAGACGATGCTTCCCAATTATTGAAAGGTTCCAAAAACACCAAAATCGATATCAAATACATTCGTCAGGGTAAAACCAATTCGACTGTAATTGTATTGGATGAAGTCGAAATCAAATCAGTTCCTTATTTTGCTAAAATTGATGACAAAACAGGCTATATCGTATTGGATCACTTCAACAGAAAAGCTTCAACTGAAACCAGAGAAGCATTGGAACAACTAAAAAAAGAAGGTGCCGAAAGAATTGTATTGGATTTAAGAGGAAATCCTGGTGGATTATTGAACGAAGCAGTAAATATCTGCAATCTTTTTGTTGCAAAAAATGAGGTAATTGTTACGACAAAATCCAAAATTGAAAAACACAACAATACCTACAAAACATCCAAAGACCCTATAGACACCACTATACCTTTGGTGATTTTAGTTAACGGACGAAGTGCTTCCGCCTCCGAAATTGTTTCGGGAGCTTTGCAGGATTTAGATCGCGCGGTAGTTTTGGGAAGTCGCAGTTTCGGAAAAGGTCTGGTTCAAAGACCTGTAGAATTAACTTATGGGACACAGCTTAAAGTAACAATCTCTCGTTACTATACACCTTCGGGAAGATGCATACAAGCATTGGATTATGCACATAAAGACAAAAACGGCGTAGCAATCAGAACCGATGCCAAAAACTACAATGCCTTTAAAACCAGAAAAGGACGAACCGTTTATGATGGTGGCGGAATTTTACCGGACATTGAAATGGAAGAAACCAAGACCAGCCCAATTGCAAGTGCCCTCTTAAAAAACGATGGTATTTTTAATTATGCCACTTACTATTATTATAAAAATCCCAATTTAGGAACAAAAATCCCAGTAATCACAGATGCCGATTATGCCGATTTTAAACAATTCCTAAAAAGCAAAAAGATAACTTTTGACACCGAAACCGAAGTGGCTTTAAAAAACACTTTGGAAACTGCCAAAAAAGAAAAACTGGATGAATCAATTGGTGTAGAGTATCAGCAATTGCTTACAGCGCTTCAGAAATCGGAAAATGCATTATTGGATAAAAACCAAAAAGAAATTAAAGGTTTATTGCTGGACGAAATCATCAAACGTTATCAATATCAAGAAGGCCTTTATGATTATTACATAAAAAATAATCCTGAAATCAAAAAAGCAGTAAATATTTTAAACACTTCGACTGAATACAATTCGATTTTGAAAATTTAA